In Camelina sativa cultivar DH55 chromosome 17, Cs, whole genome shotgun sequence, the genomic stretch gatgaagaagacggagTTTTTgctgacgatgatgatgattgctGTGATGGTTCTGAGTGGAGCAAAGCAAGTTTGTTAGGGGATTCTAAAGATGAAGCTAGTGAGAAGAAATGGTTTTATGAAGAAACCCAGAGAGTAATGCTTGAGGAGGCACATTCAAAGTTTAAGTTCATTGTGAGTCAACTTATTAAGTCGGCTGGGTTCTCTATGGAAGAAGGTGAATACTGGCTCGagattgttgctaggttgtgTTGGGAGGCTGCTTCACTACTGAAGCCAGCTATTGATGGCAAAGCAGTTGATCCAACTGAGTACATCAAAGTGAAATGCATCGCAACTGGTTCTTTCAATGACAGGTATTACAATTACCCGTTGTTTCCTTAGACTTTGCATTTTTTGATGTTCATAAAAAttgcttatgttttttttttttttattcattttccaTCTACTGGTACTCTCCTAATAATAGATTTATTTTTGCAGTCAAGTTTTCAAAGGCTTGGTTTTCAAAAAGCATGCTGCTCTCAAACACATGGCAACTAAGTATGAGTATCCTAGTATAATGTTAGTCGAAGGAGTACTGGGACATCCAATAAGTGGATTTTCTTCTCTCCAATCAGTGAATCAGGTAGGGGAAGCAACGTAACTTGGCATTCACCAGTTTGAAAGCTTTCATTTGGTAGTTTCTGATTATACTCTTTTACGCCAACAGGACGAAGGTTATCAAGTGAAGTACGTGAAGCCTGTTGTTGATATCATAGATGCTACCAAGCCTGATGTCATGCTAGTGGAAAAGTCTGTTTCACGTGATATCCAAAAGTCGATTCTTGATAAAGGGGTCACTCTGGTGTTTGACATGAAGCTCCACCGTCTACAGAGAATTTCTCGATGTATTGGTTCACCAATTTTTTCAGTTCACTCTCTGTCTGGTCAGAAGCTAAAGCACTGTGAGTCCTTCCGCATTGAGAAGATTGTCGAGGAGCATAATGCTGTGGGTGAAGCCGAGAAGAAGCCAACTAAGACGCTGATGTTTTTAGAGGGTTGCCCTACCCGACTTGGCTGCACGGTGAGTTCCTGATTGATTGTGTAGTATGACTAAttctttcaaaaatttgaatttgtcACATTGACCTAGGAGTTTCTTGTAGTCTACCTATGATTAtctgattttgaaattttgatatgtGGCAGATTTTACTTAAAGGATGCCACAGCGATAGGTTGAAAAAGGTCAAAGAAGTAGTACAATATTCATTTATCCTGGCATATCATCTAATGCTGGAGGCTTCTTTCCTGGCTGATCGGTATACAATGTTCTCAACCATCTTTACAAAGGAAGCTGCATCATGTGTTATGCAAATAGAAAAGTTTCCACTATCCCCTTCTCCTGGTGAATCTGCCTTTGAAACAGTTGATATTCCTTTGTCTAATGGATTCGATGAACGATCTATTCTGATAAATGGGAATGCAGATGGTGAGAAAGATGAGAACAGGGAACCAAATGGAGATCATGTCTTCTCTCACGAGCCATATAATCCAGTTATTTTCACTGGTTTCTCAACTTTGTCTGccaaattaagtaaatatttaGGCTTTGTTCAAAATCAGGAGTCAGTTCCAGTTTCTGTGGATACAAATGTATCAAATATCAGCAATCTTGATACGATAAGGGAATCTGTGGAAGATACTGAAGAAAAGGATGAGACTAAACAGTCTGTGTCACTTGATCCTGAGATCCCAGTAAATGTGAGTTCAGATGATGGAGACAGATCACAAACAGAGAATGATATTGAGAGCACCTTGGAGTCTCAGAGTATATTGGTTCTAGTGTCTAAGAGGAATTCCCTCAGGGGGATAATGTGTGACCAAAGGCATTTTTCACACATTAAGTTTTACAAGCACTTCGATGTTCCCTTGGAAAGATTCCTGCGCGATATGTTTAATCAGGTTCGACTCCGTTGCTCTTGtcagtttaaaataaaatgctgttttgttcttttgccaAGGTTCATTTGTGTTCGTAGCTCAAAATTTGTTTATGGAACTGTTCATGATGCAGAAAAACCTATGCCAAACGTGCGAGGGAATACCGGAAGCACATCTTTACTATTATGCTCATAACAATAAGCAACTAACAGTCGAAGTCAAGCGAATTCCTTTAACAAAATGTCTATCTGGTGAGGCAAAAGGAAAAATCTGGATGTGGAGCCGTTGTGGAAAGTGTAAAACAAAGAATGTGTCTCGGAGATCCACAAAAAGAGTGCTGATATCGACTGCTGCTCGTAGCTTGTCATTTGGAAAGTTTTTGGAGCTCAGTTTTTCTCAGCAAACTTTTCTGAACAGATCGTCTAGCTGTGGACACTCTTTCGACAGGGACTTCCTTCACTTCTTTGGGTATGGTTTTTGATCTATTTTACTTCACATGTTCTAACCAAGTAGTTAAGTATCATTTTAGTTACTCTATAATATGGGCTTCGGAGATGTGACACTGCAGATTTGtatctttaattatatattttgaaacttgTATACACTGCAGATTAGGCTCCATGGTTGCTATTCTCAGTTACTCCCAAGTCACATCCTACACAGTGTCTCTGCCACCCATGAAGCTGGTATCTAGCGTTTTGATAAAAGCGGGTTGGCTTGAGAAAGAATTTCAAGGAGTAAGTTTCTACTCTGCGTTATTAGTGTTGTAGCTATATTCGTCATACGTGGTCGTAGAAACAAATATCGCTGATTTAATTTGGCATCATTAGCTTTCTTATCAATTTACATTTTCTGCCAAATAGCATGTCTTGCTTGAGAAGTATGCAAAATTAATACACAAGATGATCAGTTTTGTGCTGATTATTTCGATTTCCTTCTTCAGGTATTTACTAAAGGGATCTCCTTGTTCGAGGACGCTGGTGGTTTTCTAAAGAGACTAAGATCGCAATTCAAAAATTCAGATCCCAGCTATCAGTGTGCACATAAACTCCTTTCTAACATTGAGGAGTTGCTGGATCACGAGCGTCGCGTATTTGAGGTTAGCTAGCTTTGTAACAATTGCATATGGTATTACAACTATCTATGTTAAGTTCTAGAGACAAGCTTACTTATATCTAGTCATCCTTTTTTGGACACATCCTTATTGTctacaaaaaggaaaacatcaGGAACTCGTTTGACAAGGCGAAAACCATAGATGATGTTTCGCACAGACTGCTCCGCTTAAACCGCATGAGGTGGGAGCTTCTGCTTCAAGCTCTCATCTGGAACTACCGGTTGCAGTCGCTGGTTTTGTCTAATCGTTTGCTACCTTcaaatgatgagaagaagataagTGAACAAGGTGTGAAGACTGTTTCAGAGGCTGGAATGGCCAgatatgaaaatgatgacaaatcATCTGATTCTGGTAGCAATGAAGTCATGGACACTCCAATTGTTGAAGATAAGGAAATACCAGTCGTTGGTGCGTCTGTTGGGGACAGTAGTCAAGTGGAAGAATCGTATGTGCCTGAAGACAGTGAATTGCAAACTTTGAGCAGCTCCATGCCCGAGAAAACATCTCCCAACAACAATCATTTTGACACCCATTTGGCTGTTAGTATCCATTCAACCAATGAACAGGAAGAAGATAAATCAGTTCCAATTACTGGAGATTCACTGGATGGCGAGGTTGCTTCTGCCTCTAATGGGCCACACATAGTAGGTTGGGATGAATGGTTTTGGCTTCCATTTGAAGAGCTACGCTCGAAGCGCATTGTCGATGTTGAGAAGGAATACTTGTTGAAATTTGAGTATGTAAACAATTTCACCCAAGAAAACCTTCAGACGGTGAACCAGATAATCACTGAGGAAGGTTCACGTTTGCGCATCTCTTTGAGGGATGATGATTTTATTGTGTCAGACTATGAAGACGAGCTCTCCAGCCTGATCGCTTGTGCGCTTGCCCACCTGAACATTGATGAGAACAAATTGCCTCTGTCAAGGTGTATACATGGGTCTCTTGAAGGGTTCTTAGATAAAGATCAAGATTCTAAGCAAACTGCTGACCGTGAGGCTTCCCGTTTCGGGAGTGAGAGTACACATCGGTTGGAAACACTACCCCCTCCGGAGGTCCTTGTTACTTTTGGGTCACTCAAATCAATTGGAAAACCCAAATACTCTATCGTGTCCCTGTATGCAGATGATTTCCGTGACCTCAGAAGACGCTGTTGCTCATCAGAGCTTGATTATATAGCTTCACTAAGTCGCTGTAAGCCGTGGGATGCCAAGGGTGGTAAGAGCAAATCTGTGTTTGCTAAGACTTTGGATGATAGGTTCATCGTAAAAGAGATCAAGAAGACAGAGTACGAATCATTTGTGACATTTGCTCCGGAGTATTTCAAATACATGAAGGACTCTTATGATCTAGGCAACCAAACTTGTCTTGCCAAAGTTCTTGGGATCCATCAGGTAATGACTCTACAATCAGTTTTTGATCATTAGACCACTATAATTTTCCTTGATTCCTTATAAAATGAATAGGACTTAGTTTGAAGGATCTTTGATCGCTATTTTCAGGTAACCGTAAGGCAGCCAAAGGGTGGAGGGAAAGAGATACGACACGACCTGATGGTCATGGAGAATCTTagttttggcaggaaaataACTCGTCAGTACGATCTCAAAGGCGCTCTGCATGCTCGGTTTACAACCACTTCTGCTCATGGCGCAGATGATGTTCTATTGGATCAGAACTTTGTCAACGACATGAACAAATCCCCGCTTTACGTTagcaaaacatcaaaacaaaatctcCAAAGAGCGGTTTATAACGACACCAGCTTCCTAacggtgagttttttttgtttcatctctctttctctattggTATACTATGAAAAATATGTTCATTTAGTCAGTTTCTATTGTGTAAACAAATCGCAGAGCATAAACGTTATGGACTACTCGTTGCTAGTTGGAGTTGATGATGAGGATCATGAGCTAGTGTGTGGAATCATCGACTATCTAAGACAATACACATGGGACAAGCAACTAGAGACGTGGGTGAAATCGTCTTTGGTGGTGCCAAAGAATGTGCAGCCGACAGTGATCAGCCCGATTGATTACAAGACGAGGTTCAGGAAATTCATGAAGACGCATTTCTTATGCGTCCCTGACCAGTGGTGCGACCAAGGAGACTCTTGAGGACAAGAAGTATATGATTTATAGTTTGGGGACAGATGATATTTGATTATACCCGGTCTAAATCGCCCATCCTCTACatgatgaccaaaaaaaaaaaaaatctattatgattcttttatttgattataGCTTCACTTGTGTATATAGAGACAAGTCCAGTTTCTATTTACCCCGTCATTGTGCAGTTTTTTAGCAAGTTTATGGGGTGGATTTAGCGATTGAATTGTCTCTGCCTTTGTTTTTATCCATTTCATTGAAAGGCAGATTCAAGCAAGTGAAGTTTGtacctaaaaaaaaagtcagtttGTGGCATATGAAAGTgttgtttttgtattaaaaagaagaagaaaaaaaagtgattatTGTTACATTTGTTTGTCAAAGCATTTAGTGTTTACGCAAGTCACTAACCTAACCGCTACAACTTTCAATCCGTAAACGATCACTTGATCCAAGTAAATACAGACATATGAATCTAAAGCGAACTCAATCTGTTTAGTCGAACAATTCAATAATCATGATCAATAGATCCACACCGCATGGACAACAAGTCCGTCTTACCATCCGTTTTTGCCTTGTAAAATAATTGGGCAAGTTAAACGTAGGTTCGGATCCGGTAGGATTGGGGTTATCCATTTTGACCTCCCACAGTTCTGAGTCTTTGTATATTCAGGTGTGGAGAAATGTATAAGTGCCACTCAAAATTAAGTGATATTCACATTAGTTGAATTTTTCTAACAAACTTAGGATGGAATTATATTAGCTTGAGACTTCTCATATATGTTACAGAAATCAACTTAACAGAAGGACAAACACGTTGGATACATACTTTTGGTAGTTTGAAGATTGGAATACGTTTGTAGCCCTTAGACCATCTTTACTGGAGAGTACTCTTAGGGGTACTCTCATTGTTGGGCCCCAAAACACAATATTAAACCTATTTTTGAGTCCAGTTTGTTGAGTATCTTGCTTCTGGTAGTAATTCGAGCAACATCCTGAATAACGCGACGTGGCGTTTTGCCATGggttaaaagataaatataaaagtttgtttAGTGCTTTACAAATACgaattggcttttttttttttttttttttttttttttgtNTTTGTGGTTGTGGTACCTTCAAACTTTAAAGCTGGTGAAGTGGCAAAGTGAGTGGGTTATGATTTTAGGTAACAAAAGATCGTTAAACCGAGAAAAGATGTACGGTGAAGATGATCTAAGGTTAAAGAATCGTAGACAATGGAAagaattttatgtatattattcaATGGTACTTTACATGGTTTTTATAGAATACAATGGAATCTTATAATATCTAATTACAATCAATGTAATATACGATCACAATAGTATCAATTAACCTTGACCAGATCTTCGTTAACTTGTTGCAAAAGTTGCGGAGCTGAATCCGTAATAAAGGTTACTTTCAATGTTGACTTGTTGACTTAAAACGTTGACTGCACATTTGCTAGTAAAGTTTAAggagggtgtattcaacttgacattttaagtgatttgtgtgaaatttacaaattctatgttattcaatcatggatttttaaaagtctattaaaatccactgttattgaactgataatttaaaaatctactttaaaatccattaaaatccattgttattgaactgatgatttaaaaatctactttaaaatccactgttattcaaaacagttttgtggattaggattttaataatttttaggattctggaggattttggaggatttgtttagttaaaaatacagaaatccaaatctcatggttttaggtgggatttgaaagaattttacagaaaatcatatgaacttccctaaaatctatcaaaattctaaattttctaaattccaTCAAATTCTCTAAggagggtgtattcaacttgacattttaagtgatttgtgtgaaatttacaaattctatgttattcaatcatggatttttaaaagtctattaaaatccactgttattgaactgataatttaaaaatctactttaaaatccattaaaatcatttgttattgaactgatgatttaaaaatctactttaaaatccactgttattcaaaacagttttgtggattaggattttaataatttttaggattctggagaattttggaggatttgtttagttaaaaatacagaaatccaaatctcatggttttaggtgggatttgaaagaattttacagaaaatcatatgaacttccctaaaatctatcaaaattctaaattttctaaattccatcaaattctctaaaatcatggtttgaatacacccccctaaaatcatggtttgaatacacccccctaattGATTTGGAGATTCATTGTTATTCAAGACTAATTAAAACGATCTTGTAAAGAGTTGGAGTTCTCTTAAAATTTGTTCTATCAGCTTTTAACAAATGTGAAATGTTAattaattggattttttttttcttttccaaattaaatcataattaaacACGTACGGAGGTAGCTAGTAATTACCTCAAAAGACCagacaatgaaaacaaaacacatgaaaGGACAAAATAAATGATGTGATTAGTTTAATTGTTGACTTACATAATCCCTTTAACATCCTCCACATAGATTGCA encodes the following:
- the LOC104757772 gene encoding putative 1-phosphatidylinositol-3-phosphate 5-kinase FAB1D isoform X1, which gives rise to MTPSNSLSSSSERSLSGECSVDGNSDDRGNEDECSSHTSQEDVECTKEHKVERLERKSKSMPSDILNILDEKAKEDGVENVQFLSDREDDSDVPVWEPPEPENPEDEEDGVFADDDDDCCDGSEWSKASLLGDSKDEASEKKWFYEETQRVMLEEAHSKFKFIVSQLIKSAGFSMEEGEYWLEIVARLCWEAASLLKPAIDGKAVDPTEYIKVKCIATGSFNDSQVFKGLVFKKHAALKHMATKYEYPSIMLVEGVLGHPISGFSSLQSVNQDEGYQVKYVKPVVDIIDATKPDVMLVEKSVSRDIQKSILDKGVTLVFDMKLHRLQRISRCIGSPIFSVHSLSGQKLKHCESFRIEKIVEEHNAVGEAEKKPTKTLMFLEGCPTRLGCTILLKGCHSDRLKKVKEVVQYSFILAYHLMLEASFLADRYTMFSTIFTKEAASCVMQIEKFPLSPSPGESAFETVDIPLSNGFDERSILINGNADGEKDENREPNGDHVFSHEPYNPVIFTGFSTLSAKLSKYLGFVQNQESVPVSVDTNVSNISNLDTIRESVEDTEEKDETKQSVSLDPEIPVNVSSDDGDRSQTENDIESTLESQSILVLVSKRNSLRGIMCDQRHFSHIKFYKHFDVPLERFLRDMFNQKNLCQTCEGIPEAHLYYYAHNNKQLTVEVKRIPLTKCLSGEAKGKIWMWSRCGKCKTKNVSRRSTKRVLISTAARSLSFGKFLELSFSQQTFLNRSSSCGHSFDRDFLHFFGLGSMVAILSYSQVTSYTVSLPPMKLVSSVLIKAGWLEKEFQGVFTKGISLFEDAGGFLKRLRSQFKNSDPSYQCAHKLLSNIEELLDHERRVFEENIRNSFDKAKTIDDVSHRLLRLNRMRWELLLQALIWNYRLQSLVLSNRLLPSNDEKKISEQGVKTVSEAGMARYENDDKSSDSGSNEVMDTPIVEDKEIPVVGASVGDSSQVEESYVPEDSELQTLSSSMPEKTSPNNNHFDTHLAVSIHSTNEQEEDKSVPITGDSLDGEVASASNGPHIVGWDEWFWLPFEELRSKRIVDVEKEYLLKFEYVNNFTQENLQTVNQIITEEGSRLRISLRDDDFIVSDYEDELSSLIACALAHLNIDENKLPLSRCIHGSLEGFLDKDQDSKQTADREASRFGSESTHRLETLPPPEVLVTFGSLKSIGKPKYSIVSLYADDFRDLRRRCCSSELDYIASLSRCKPWDAKGGKSKSVFAKTLDDRFIVKEIKKTEYESFVTFAPEYFKYMKDSYDLGNQTCLAKVLGIHQVTVRQPKGGGKEIRHDLMVMENLSFGRKITRQYDLKGALHARFTTTSAHGADDVLLDQNFVNDMNKSPLYVSKTSKQNLQRAVYNDTSFLTSINVMDYSLLVGVDDEDHELVCGIIDYLRQYTWDKQLETWVKSSLVVPKNVQPTVISPIDYKTRFRKFMKTHFLCVPDQWCDQGDS
- the LOC104757772 gene encoding putative 1-phosphatidylinositol-3-phosphate 5-kinase FAB1D isoform X2, yielding MPSDILNILDEKAKEDGVENVQFLSDREDDSDVPVWEPPEPENPEDEEDGVFADDDDDCCDGSEWSKASLLGDSKDEASEKKWFYEETQRVMLEEAHSKFKFIVSQLIKSAGFSMEEGEYWLEIVARLCWEAASLLKPAIDGKAVDPTEYIKVKCIATGSFNDSQVFKGLVFKKHAALKHMATKYEYPSIMLVEGVLGHPISGFSSLQSVNQDEGYQVKYVKPVVDIIDATKPDVMLVEKSVSRDIQKSILDKGVTLVFDMKLHRLQRISRCIGSPIFSVHSLSGQKLKHCESFRIEKIVEEHNAVGEAEKKPTKTLMFLEGCPTRLGCTILLKGCHSDRLKKVKEVVQYSFILAYHLMLEASFLADRYTMFSTIFTKEAASCVMQIEKFPLSPSPGESAFETVDIPLSNGFDERSILINGNADGEKDENREPNGDHVFSHEPYNPVIFTGFSTLSAKLSKYLGFVQNQESVPVSVDTNVSNISNLDTIRESVEDTEEKDETKQSVSLDPEIPVNVSSDDGDRSQTENDIESTLESQSILVLVSKRNSLRGIMCDQRHFSHIKFYKHFDVPLERFLRDMFNQKNLCQTCEGIPEAHLYYYAHNNKQLTVEVKRIPLTKCLSGEAKGKIWMWSRCGKCKTKNVSRRSTKRVLISTAARSLSFGKFLELSFSQQTFLNRSSSCGHSFDRDFLHFFGLGSMVAILSYSQVTSYTVSLPPMKLVSSVLIKAGWLEKEFQGVFTKGISLFEDAGGFLKRLRSQFKNSDPSYQCAHKLLSNIEELLDHERRVFEENIRNSFDKAKTIDDVSHRLLRLNRMRWELLLQALIWNYRLQSLVLSNRLLPSNDEKKISEQGVKTVSEAGMARYENDDKSSDSGSNEVMDTPIVEDKEIPVVGASVGDSSQVEESYVPEDSELQTLSSSMPEKTSPNNNHFDTHLAVSIHSTNEQEEDKSVPITGDSLDGEVASASNGPHIVGWDEWFWLPFEELRSKRIVDVEKEYLLKFEYVNNFTQENLQTVNQIITEEGSRLRISLRDDDFIVSDYEDELSSLIACALAHLNIDENKLPLSRCIHGSLEGFLDKDQDSKQTADREASRFGSESTHRLETLPPPEVLVTFGSLKSIGKPKYSIVSLYADDFRDLRRRCCSSELDYIASLSRCKPWDAKGGKSKSVFAKTLDDRFIVKEIKKTEYESFVTFAPEYFKYMKDSYDLGNQTCLAKVLGIHQVTVRQPKGGGKEIRHDLMVMENLSFGRKITRQYDLKGALHARFTTTSAHGADDVLLDQNFVNDMNKSPLYVSKTSKQNLQRAVYNDTSFLTSINVMDYSLLVGVDDEDHELVCGIIDYLRQYTWDKQLETWVKSSLVVPKNVQPTVISPIDYKTRFRKFMKTHFLCVPDQWCDQGDS